One window from the genome of Bdellovibrio sp. NC01 encodes:
- a CDS encoding PadR family transcriptional regulator, producing the protein MCFRYIGSSVYLDISKTFKKDISEAKEIFMRGHHRGGRGVEEKLSRLLRHGDLRYVILFLLEEKPRHGYELIKALEDLSSGVYTPSPGVIYPTLTFLEEGGFATATTEDNKKLYKITSEGKTLVKENIAFVKEILSRFAMAGQRVSRLRQEMGREDMMDVASRETSPIRRAMHAFKAELFLFIDANKETKLKVAEVIDRATEEIRKLKG; encoded by the coding sequence TTGTGTTTTCGATATATCGGAAGTAGTGTCTATTTAGATATATCGAAAACATTTAAAAAAGATATATCTGAAGCAAAGGAGATATTTATGCGTGGGCATCATAGAGGTGGGCGCGGTGTTGAAGAAAAGCTGTCACGTCTTTTACGTCACGGCGATCTTCGTTATGTCATTCTATTTTTGCTAGAAGAAAAACCTCGTCATGGTTATGAGCTTATCAAGGCATTGGAAGATCTTTCATCTGGAGTTTACACGCCAAGCCCCGGTGTTATTTATCCCACTCTGACGTTTTTGGAAGAGGGTGGATTTGCCACAGCAACGACAGAAGATAATAAAAAGCTTTATAAAATCACTTCTGAGGGAAAAACTTTAGTAAAAGAAAACATCGCCTTCGTGAAAGAGATTTTGTCGCGTTTTGCAATGGCGGGGCAGCGGGTCTCTCGACTGCGTCAAGAGATGGGGCGAGAAGATATGATGGACGTTGCGAGTCGTGAAACTTCGCCGATTCGTCGTGCAATGCATGCATTTAAAGCCGAACTTTTTTTATTCATTGATGCAAACAAAGAAACCA